From the Corythoichthys intestinalis isolate RoL2023-P3 chromosome 13, ASM3026506v1, whole genome shotgun sequence genome, one window contains:
- the LOC130928668 gene encoding zinc finger matrin-type protein 5-like, translating to MALSSEDILKDKQARSPCRKFLQIGICDFGTSCRFSHMSEADMFHLRKKVENENQRLEGSDDPNALELNVEIWLSNREKRKSGQTGISEDRTPFDIPPQIFSVPDLPRSLVPPSSGGWKVDSDMDWG from the exons atggccttaa GCTCTGAAGATATTTTAAAAGACAAGCAAGCAAGAAGTCCTTGCCGGAAATTCCTTCAAATAG GAATTTGTGATTTCGGCACCAGTTGTAGGTTTTCTCACATGTCTGAGGCAGATATGTTCCATTTAAGGAAAAAAGTGGAAA ATGAAAATCAACGCCTGGAGGGTTCTGACGACCCGAACGCGTTGGAGCTCAACGTGGAAATCTGGCTGTCCAACAGGGAAAAGCGAAAAAGCGGCCAGACCGGCATAAG TGAGGACCGCACACCGTTTGACATCCCTCCGCAGATCTTCTCCGTTCCCGACCTACCGCGCTCCTTGGTGCCGCCTTCTTCAGGCGGCTGGAAAGTCGATAGCGACATGGACTGGGGATAa